GGCAAAGGGCCCAACTTTTTGGGCCAACATTCGCGCTCGGTGCCATGACCACAAGGATTTCACACCCTACTCTGATGCGGTCATCCGCAACCATGAACCAAAGTCTCTTAACCATCGATGGCACACCATCCAAGAGGCTGTGTCGAAGTATTGCGGCCACTTGAGACAACTCATCGCACTGTAGCCTAGTAGTGCGCAAATCACCAAGCAAGCAAGTTGTTAATATGTGTACATCATTTTGGCCGAATATGCATTATTGTGTAGATCTCTTTCCGAATATGAATTGTTTTGTAGTCGGATATGCATTGTTGTGTAGATCACTTGCTGCATATGAATTGTTGTGCAGATCGCTAGCTAGATATGAATTGTTTTGTTGATAATTTGTAGTTGGATATCTATGCATAGGTTTCTTGCCGGAATGCATTGTTGATTTAtatatccattttgcatcatgttttcctactattattttaatttatttttaaGTTATATTCCACTTTTTGATGCAATTCTAATGTATTTTCTCTCTTAAAATGCAAGATGCACCAAAAGAGGGAGATTGTCGACAGCTAAAATTCTAGCCTGAAAAAGCTACAGTAGATATAGCTATTCTCCGAAGCTTCAAATGACCTAAAAATTTatggaaaattattttggaatatatataaaatattggaaGAAAGAAGTACAAGATATAAACCTCAgtggggccacaaggcagggggcgtgacCTACCCCCCAGGGTGCACCCTAGTTCCTTATGGGCGCCATGAAGGTCaaccgatgcccatcttctcctatatataGTCATTTACCCTAGAAAAAAGGACTTTCAGGACAAGtcgccaccgtctcgaggtggaatctgggtaggagcacttttgctcctgccgatgaaacttccctccgggtggtggaaatcgaagccatcatcatcaccaatgctcctctcatcgtgggaggactcatctccatcaacatcttcaccagcaccatctcatctccaaccctagttcatctcttgtgttcaatctgcgtatcaaacctcagattggtacctggggGTGCTAGTAGGGTTGATAACATCTTATAGTTGGTTTActttgtggaagattatatgttcagattgtTAATTACATATTTATCCCATCTGATCATAAACATAATCATGCTTTATGAGTAGTTCTGttagttcttgaggacatgggaaaatcttgttataagtaatcatgtgaagttggtattcgttcaatGTTTGGATGATACGTTATGTTCTTTTTCCTCTAGTGTTGTCGTGTGaaggtcgactacatgacacttcactatgtttgggcctaggggaaggcagtTGGGACTAGTTTCTAGATGATGGTTGCGGGAGTGACGGAAACCTTAACCCCAGCTTACGAGTTGTTCCGTAAGGAGGTTGTTTTGGATCCTTTTGTTTAATGCTATACTTATATTTATCTTAATTCTGCTcttgtatttgtggatgcttgcatgGATAGGGTAATCATAAGTAGGTTGTTTGTTCAAGAACAACAACTTAGCTTCGGTCCACCCGCATAACAACTTGTCAAAACAATGAATGTGAATCAATGAAACATGATGAAGGTAACTAGATGAATTCTTGTGCGTCCTCGAGAACGCTTTAGTCACTATAAGAAGTAGTTTCGGCTTGTCCTTAGCAATATTTTcgattgggacaccttgctactTTGGTTACTTGTTACTTGCTACTACTTgttttgctatcaaactatctgtcacaactatcttacaacacttgcggagaataccttactgaaaatcgcttactgatttcttctgctcctcgttggattcgacactcttacatatcgaaaggactatgattgatcccctatacttgtgggtcatcattgacaATGTATTGTTTTGTAGCCTTCTCGTGCAGGTACTGTGTTCAAGAAATTGGAGAAGGAAAACTTCACtgtcatgcattgttggttgaagttgcAAGGATGATCCAAATGGAATCTATACATTGCCAAGAGCGCCACCATTGCAAGCGAGGAAGAAACCAGTGATCCAACCGACCCAACAAAAGAACCATCCAAGAAGGTTAGAAGAGGATTATGGGGAAAGAAGTGGAAGAATGAGAGGACAAAGCGAAAAGGTGCAACAGCAAAGATGACAGAGAGATTCAAAGACATCTTGACGAAGAAAGATGAGGCATACGTCAAGCGCTCGGACGTCAATGGGAAAAAGGGAGGAGTGGTTTAACTTTGATGGAGCCGACCGAGAAGAAGTTCAAGCTCGAAGAGAAGGAGACAATGCTTAACTAGAAGAAGGTGAGCTACGGAGGACGCGAAGATGTTGACCTTGAAGGTGGTGAAGTTAGATGACGGCGTAAGAATGATCGTGCAAGCCGTCCGTTACAAGATGTTGCAGCAGCTGAAGGATGAGCTAGAGAGGACGGAGAAGGAGGCAGCCTACATGGTGACGATGACAGATTAGAGTGAGCTCGGATTGCCGGTCCGGCAAGGCAGAAAAACTTTTTTTTAACGAACTGTCGGACCGATATTCTTTTGTGCCCGGATTGCGGGTCTGCGTTGGAGATACTTGGGAGAGTTTAAAAGGAGAGTGGCGTGACCGTGTACGAGGACATTGGAGCAAAGTGCGAACGTCAGTGCGGCCTGATCATTAGACCCGGCTGATACAATAGCCTCGTATCAGCCGGATGACGCGTAGTGTAGGCCAAATCGTTTGCACGCACTGCTTTGCTGCGGTCGCTAGAAGCAGTGATCCGTTCTATTTTCGTTATGCTGTAATAATTTTACTTAAGCTGACGCAACTGTGTGTACCTCAAGTTACACCAATCCGCTCGTACGGTGTTCATTGCTACTGTAGGTCTCACTGGTAATCACAAACACAATCAGAAAAACAGGATGTTTTTTAGGGAAGAAGCAGGCCGTCTTAACATCCTCTTCATCATTTTTTAGGGAAGAAACAGAGTTGATGTATAGACTGTAAAATCAAAACAGATAAAGTTACAGTACATGAACATCACAGTCACTAGTAAAATCATCTCCGGTAAACACGGAGGCCTGATGTAGACTGTAGAGGAGCCAACGGAGTTGGCGAAAATAATACGGAGAAGGTGAAACGAAGATACATCCAAGTTGAAGAAACAAGCATGAGTATGGAGCTACAGCATATTCCAAGTATTCATACAGCGGGAGGGGGGGACACTACAGCACCCTCCATCTGTCATCAAACACATCTTCTtttaaacaacaacaacaaacaaggccgtatcatcatcatcatcattcatcatCAAACATACATCCAACATGAAGAAAAGGCGGCGGCGGGGGACAAAAAAGAAAAGAATCGAATTACAGACTAGCAGCAGGGTATAAAAATCCATCCTGTACTTTCCTCGGGGTACGGACGACATCGTCCGTCTGCGCCCGGCGAGCAGCAGCACCGCCGTCGGCACCTAATAAACATCTTATGGACGGACGCAGGGGACAACCTTACTATGATGTAACACTGTTTTACTCGAAGCCGTCCATCATAGGGTGCTGGCCCCCTTCTGAGGAGGTGTTTTTCGACGACTGTTTCCGGGCTGTGCCGCGCCTGTTCTTGGCTTTCTTCGCCTTCATCCTACGCTTCTTCTCGGTGGCGTCCACCCAGGTGTATTCGGAAGGTATATGGAACGGATCGACCTCGTCTTTCCAGTTCTTGCTATCGCCGCTGTCGCTGGACTGCGCACCACGGCCCCCTCTGACCCACGAGTACCATGACGCCGATCCTTCCGAATCTTTGGACTTGGCGTCCTGGAACTGCGTGGGGCTCGTTGGTGGGGTGGCGAACTCATCTAGAGGCTGTAATTCCTCAAACTTTGTGAATGTCACAATGACCCGTATTGTTGGGACAATAGGGATAGCAATCTGAAAATTCACAGGATACATGGTTAGAGATCAGTACTTCAAGGTATAGCTAAACAATGCAGAGTTTATCATACATGCACATTCACCTCCCCTCTTTTGGTATTCAGAATAGAACACCCAGAGTGACCCTTAAGTAGAAAATATAAAACAGTAATTTGTGCTGTACATATACGAGCTCCACAAAAATATTACCAAATACAGCATCAGACACAAGCAAACGGGATCAAAATACTCCAATTCATGTAGTTAAGGAAATGAAACTCAGCTTGAGACAAAAGGCCAGGCTAAAAATGTATCGTGTGTGGAAATAAACCAATGGTCTATACCATTCTTGTTTTGGGCATTCAAGTTCTGCCTTGTTCAGATAGTAGTTAGCTGTTGCCTCAAGTAGCTGTTGCCTTGTTCAGATAGTAGCTAGCTGTTTTTTGGCATTCAAGTCCTGCCTTGTTCAGATAGTTGTTAGCTGTTTTTTGGCATTCAAGTCCTGCCTTGTTCAGATAGTAGTTAGCTCTTGCCTCAAGTCGCTAGCAGTACTTGTGTTATTGTAATACTAAAACAGGATCAACCTTCAAATTATATATACTAAAAGTGGTCAGATCGCAACACAAACCAAGACTCAATACTAATTCAAAAGTGGTCAGTATTGGTGCAATACTAATTCATGCTCTAGCCCATTAACAAGAACCAAGACTCAATTCCAGTCCGGCAAACTATGTCCATTAATTCCATGAGCAGTAATCCAATATATgcaagttctgaatactcaacaggAATGTGAAGACATGATTTTAACGGACTGACTGTTGGAGCAACAACACACTAGGCATTgtcaaaagatttaaagttgatttAAGAAAACAGAAAAGATGTGGCAAAAAAGAAACACAAAATAACTCATACTAGGTTCTAGTATGAGGCAATAATGTTCTATATCAGCAGGTAATTGCATGCAGTAATAAAAAGAAACGTCACCATGTATCTAAATCCTAGAAAGAGTCTACCATATGCTTCATGTTATAAGCTGTGACTATCATTTTGGCCCAAATATAAAATCCCTTATGTGACTCCAGTAACTTCAAAGAAAAGGTTTGCTTATATTTAATTATTTGTTGTTAGTGTGAAAGTAGAGACAATACTGTACAAGGATAATCATATTTTCTAGCAAAGCAGGCAGATGGTGAAGAGTGCATTTCATGATTGTGTCCTTGTTGGTGCAAGATAAAGGATTCAGTGTTTTGATAGCTTGGCGCGAGCTGCCCTTGTAATACTTTCAGTCCCCTTAAAGTAAATGTGCATTGCAATTGGCCTTGGTTCAGATACTCAGATCAGAGCCAGGAACAGAAAAAGATAAAACTTCACAATAGAGGTCCAAACAACACTATATGTGAATGATAACAGATACCCCAGCAAGGGAAAACAAATACAACATAGCATGGTGGTCGGGCTGATAACAGATAACCCACAGTAACAGTTGCATAGCGCCCAGAACGTTGAGAAAGAATAAGCATGCAAACTTTGACTTGAGATAAACAGGAAAATGAATCAAATAGAGCTCGTTAAATGACTGGAATAAAATGTTGACAGATGCATGGACAGATGGTTACCTTGACTGGAAATGTGCCTGTAGGCAGCTTGGTTGTCAAGAGTTCCCTAAGCCTTCTAACAGCCTTCACTTTGTTTGCTAGTACATCGAGCAAAGGGATCAGCTCATCCGTCTTCAAAGGGAAATCCGGTGTCAACCACAACACTGGTCTTAACCCCTTCTTGTACTCACTTTCGAGTTTATTAGAATCCCCAGATGAGACAccacccttcttcttcttgccgTTGCCCTTCTCCTTTCCCTTCCCTGCATCACCTGATTCATCCTTGCTCACTGCCTTGGGTGCCTTCTCATCATTCTTGGCACCTTTCTTGCCGTTCCAAAACCATCCCTTCTTGTCTTTCCCGGCACCGTTTGCATCCAAATGATCAGCCCCTTTGTCACCTTCCTCGGCCCTGTCCTCGGATTCCTCGTCCTGGTTCCCCCTCAACGCAGAATCAAGCTGCTTCCTCTCCTCGGCAGTCAAGACTTCATCCAGCTCAGTTTCAAGCTCTGCGCTCCTCCCATTCTTCTCCTCCCCATCCATCGCAAACAGCTCCTCGTCTGTCATTGCCCCAGGGACCCGTCTCGACTTGACGGTCACCAGGACATTCAACATATCATACACCTTTGCCTTCCACTGCCCCACGGCTTCAGTCCTCTCCTGCCGGCGCCAATTCATGTGCGGCACAAGATCCGCCTGCGTGACGTCTATCCCGGGGCGATACATATTCGTCTTGGACATCAATGCCACCTCATGAGCCACCTCCGACTCCGTAGGCTGCACGCCGGCCCCTTCCAACGCATCAGTGATCTCCTTATCCTTATGAGACAGCACTATCAGAGAACCCGGGAGCAGCTCCTTACCCCCAGCGTCCTCGGGCCGCGCCCCGTCGCCGAGGAACAGGAACGTCTGGTCGGAGCGCTGGATGCGGAAGCCGTCGAAGCCCGCGAGCGTCATGTCGGCCCGCAGCGCGGCCCCGCGCTTCCAGATGCGGTAGGTGTCGGAGGGCGCGATGCGGCCGATGAAGGGGATGACGGAGGACTCGAAGTGGAAGGAGATCTCCATGTAGAAGTCGCGGATGCGGGAGACGGAGGCGAGCACCCGCGGGAGCCTGCGGCACCACTTGGCCCAGGCGAGCGGCTGGTAGTGGCGCGCGATGATGGTGGCGATGGCGTCCTCGCGCGTGCACACGGCCTCCTGCAGCGCCGACCAGCCGTCGGCGTTCTGCAGCGACCAGTCGGCGCCGGCGGACATGAgcaggtcggcggcgacggggtcgCGGAGGCGCACGGCGAGGTGCAGCGGGGTCTCCCTCCGCGGCACGTCGCGGCGGTCGATGACGGCGGACACCGCGTCCGCCACGCGCTCCCCCGCGATCGACTCCGCCTCGGTGGTGACCTCCCCGGCCCGCGGCAGGCGGGGGAGGGCGGCGACGAGGGTTCGGAGCGCCGCGTGGTCCCGCCGGTAGACGGCCAGGTGGGCCGGGCTGTGCGCGTACCTGGCCGCGTCCTCCATGGCTGgcgggctggctggctggctgctgccgCGGACCAGCCGTCGGGGCGCGCGTGGCAGGCTAGGCTAGGCTAGGCGACGCGGATCTGGCGCGGGGGAGGAGGCATGGGGGGTCGGGCGCTCAGATCTGGCGcccgcggcgcggcggggcgggccCGAATCGACGGGGGCCGCGCTCCGGTACGGCtgcgtcgccggcggcgagcttgcGCGCGCGGCGGGGGAGTGGGGAATCGGGggcgggagggggggagggggaagtAGTCCTCCTATTTCGGTTCGggaagatggagaggagagaaggAAGACGCGATGCCTCTGTTTTTTTTTTCCTCCCTCTCTCGATCCAGTCGGGCCGATGCAGTGCAGCCAGCACTGCACAGTGGAATGGGTCGTCTCTCTGAAGGGTGGGGCCGCCAGTGTTTCACCCTGATATTTTTTTCCTTCGGGCGAATGCTTCGAGCGATCTGGTTTGGTGTTTTCTATCGGATGTCCCTGGTTTGGTCCAGTCCATGATCGTCGGCGCCCGTCGATTTGCCCGCTCAGTTTTTTGAAGGTGGTTCATATGATTATGATGGCATGCGTGTGTTTATATCGATGAATGTATATGTTTTTCTGTCGTGTTTCTAAAAGCAGTCATCCAACGTCTGTCGTATCAGATAAAGTGATCCATTTTTCTTTCGATCCGGTCAGCTTCTGGTCGGTCTTGTTATGGCACGAAACATAAATCTCGTCGGCTTAAGATGTTTGACGGTGTTTTCGACATTTCGGACCCATCAATTAGGTAACACATGATTGGGAGGCGGGTCATGCATGGTTTAACTTCCTCTTGGACAAGACATGGACGAGACACTGTCCATCCAATTCATCTTCGTCATGGACATTGACCACCGGCGTGGTCGCCCCAGCTGCCGCTCCGCTACTTCCCTCCTCTACTCCCAGATGAGTGTGGTATAAGCGTGAGAAACATGTGGAGCTGGGGTCATGGGTCAAAAACGGTATGGGCTATCTGGTTCTAGTCTAGGGCCAGTCCGAGGGGAAAATAAACCGAAGTGGGCCGCCTCACTACCAGTGTTGCCTCACTGGTGGGACCAAGTTGTCCAAACATCGTCGCATATTTGGGTCGAGGCCGAAATGGGGGAGCCTTTTGGATGTTCTTTTCGGTTCAACCAGTCTGGTCCGAACATACGTGGGAGAAGTAGGGGAGCATGTTTACCATCTATGTTTTCTTAGTAGGGCGATTGTGAGCCATGTAATCTGCCTACCTTCTATGGATGATGGTTTCGTTCATAATGCATGATGATAGTTCAGTAACGCCAGGTGCTTTACTCGTGTGCGACATTAGGAGAAGATAAAATGCATATGTTTGGTCCCTCGACGATCGTCCATCGTCTTCCATATATCAAACAAAATGATCCCTTGTCAGTGCCGAGCAGTTTCTGGTTATGTCATAGGGCCAAAATCTTATCGATTAGGACGCTTGATAGTGTTTTTTACACATATAATTTCCACGCTTCCTCTAGCCAGGTCCGGTTCGGTTTTACTCTAGGGCCAGTTGAAAGGGAAATTAAACCAGAGTGAACTGCCTCATTGCCACGAGTTGCCTCATTGGTGGGTCCATGTTGTCGAAAATGTCGTGGAAGATTTTGATTCTGTGAAAACCCAATAGTTGGATTTTATGTAATGAAATTGCCTTCGATTGTGGTTGTGTGAAACCCTGACACCCATAGTTGTTGTTTTATGATTTTTGTTCCTACTATTGTGAGGAAACAAATTTGAAAAGTTTTAAATCAAGCTATTTTTTCTGGCTTTAACATCAAGATATAAACTCGAACAGTTCTGGACAGACCACGTTTTCTTTCTtccccaaaaaagaaagaaaaactcccAGACATTTAGGGTTTCACCGTCTCTCGCCTGTGCTGCCATTAATCTGCCTTGTCTTCTATGGCCTTAGGGCCATGCATGCGCGGTGGATCCCTACCCTTGCCAACGGGAGGGCTCAGtctttgttttgaggtgtttttgtGAGTCTATTTAGGGTTTGCGTcttgctcaggaaggcgagacgatGGTGACTTCCtaatggaataaggttctccccgtccATCCTGCGTCCCAGCGGTGCATCTCACGTTGTAggagggcgtgtggaggtatgTCTTCAGATTCGGTCAGCGTGTGTCTTCAGTGGATCCACATGGATCCGGTCTTTGTTAGTTTGTGCACTTGTGTCTATAGGTTGGATCCTTCTTATCTACACTTCTCTTCATCGGTGGCGGTTGCTGTTCTAGTGTGTTGGTCCttttggggccttagcacgacgactttctgaCTGTCTATTATAATAAGATTTATCAGACTTTGGAGATGGAGGGCCGATGACGGCGGCGTGTCTTTGGCTCGatccagtgcttgtagtcatcggtaggtggtctacggacatggatgtaatttttgttacttcttgtgttgtactaccatgatgtttgatgaatagatcagaatttttcccgcaaaaaaaggtaCCAACTCGAACTATATGTACGAGGACAAGGAATGTGTGGTGTTTTGTGCACGAGTGGCATGATATTCCATCAATTCAATTGTTTCTCGGGTGCATATTACATTATCACTCTCAGATGTGCCTCTGGTGTCTTCGTTGCTTGAACTCCATGTTGCATCTACAGATAAGGAGGAGGCATGCACATATGGATGTGTTAGACCCCTCGTGTTAGACCCTGTCCGCCGCCGATGCCTGTTGTGGAGTGAGGTCATCTCGGAGGCCTTGGCTCCAGTGCTGCTGATTATGCTTGGGATACATGAGCTATGTGGGAACCCATCTTCGCCCCTATCGATGGTGGTTCCAAAGGTGGCCTTGTTTGGTGCCTCGACGCCCTCACTAGTGCTGTTGGAGTCTAGCCAACAGCTCGCCTTCATGGACAATAGAGGTTTGGATGCTGCCATCCTTCACCCATGTGTGACCATCGATCAACGGGTATCCGTGGGTGGCGAGGTTGGTGGCCAGATGCGATGACACTTGATTCTGGGCTCTCTTTGCGAAAGAGCTTTGCAACTTGCTTGCCAACTTAGAGGTTGTTAGCCCTACATCTGACAAGGCGATTGCTTGCCTTCTGGAGGGGATGGTAATCAGGGGCAAATGCAAGAAAGGTGGACGCCTGCTCTAAGGCCGGTATCCTAAAAGAGAAGTCTCTCAAAAACAAAGGCAAGAGTGGCGTTGTAGGGAAAGTGCATGCGGCTGCTTCATGGATGGTCTACAGTCTCTTGACATGTCCTCATGGATTGAGTGGTCATTGCGGATTTGGTGGTATCCTTTGTCGTCGGTATAGGTGTTCTTGTTGGCGGTTAGTTTGCGATGTGGAGACGTTGTGTTTTACAATTATTGCGCATTGGGAGTGTTCGTAGGGTCACTTAT
Above is a window of Triticum aestivum cultivar Chinese Spring chromosome 6B, IWGSC CS RefSeq v2.1, whole genome shotgun sequence DNA encoding:
- the LOC123139503 gene encoding ankyrin repeat domain-containing protein 13C, with the translated sequence MEDAARYAHSPAHLAVYRRDHAALRTLVAALPRLPRAGEVTTEAESIAGERVADAVSAVIDRRDVPRRETPLHLAVRLRDPVAADLLMSAGADWSLQNADGWSALQEAVCTREDAIATIIARHYQPLAWAKWCRRLPRVLASVSRIRDFYMEISFHFESSVIPFIGRIAPSDTYRIWKRGAALRADMTLAGFDGFRIQRSDQTFLFLGDGARPEDAGGKELLPGSLIVLSHKDKEITDALEGAGVQPTESEVAHEVALMSKTNMYRPGIDVTQADLVPHMNWRRQERTEAVGQWKAKVYDMLNVLVTVKSRRVPGAMTDEELFAMDGEEKNGRSAELETELDEVLTAEERKQLDSALRGNQDEESEDRAEEGDKGADHLDANGAGKDKKGWFWNGKKGAKNDEKAPKAVSKDESGDAGKGKEKGNGKKKKGGVSSGDSNKLESEYKKGLRPVLWLTPDFPLKTDELIPLLDVLANKVKAVRRLRELLTTKLPTGTFPVKIAIPIVPTIRVIVTFTKFEELQPLDEFATPPTSPTQFQDAKSKDSEGSASWYSWVRGGRGAQSSDSGDSKNWKDEVDPFHIPSEYTWVDATEKKRRMKAKKAKNRRGTARKQSSKNTSSEGGQHPMMDGFE